A single window of Neisseria sp. KEM232 DNA harbors:
- a CDS encoding Trm112 family protein: MEQKYFDILVCPVTKGRLEYRRDKQELWSRQAKLAFPIKDGIPYMLESEARQLSEEELAA; the protein is encoded by the coding sequence ATGGAACAAAAATACTTCGACATCCTCGTCTGCCCCGTTACCAAAGGCAGACTCGAATACCGCCGCGACAAACAGGAGCTGTGGAGCCGCCAGGCCAAACTCGCCTTCCCGATTAAAGACGGCATCCCCTATATGCTCGAAAGCGAAGCGCGCCAACTGAGCGAAGAGGAGCTGGCCGCATGA
- the rnc gene encoding ribonuclease III translates to MNKTLHAAALRRIEDKIGHRFADPALLLRALTHRSHSSAHNERFEFVGDSILNYAVAKMLFDAYPDLPEGRLSRLRANLVNQETLAETAAAIGLGDGLLLGAGELKSGGFRRPSILADALEALFAAVSFDADFAAAEAVVRRLFAERVRSADCGETEAKDAKTRLQEALQAQRFALPKYRIEHQEGEGSDARFTVSCDLGELGFISTAEASSRRAAEQQAAAEAFAWLAERHPVSAPAKKRKSRHGKKAV, encoded by the coding sequence ATGAACAAAACCCTCCACGCCGCCGCCCTGCGCCGCATCGAAGACAAAATCGGCCACCGCTTCGCCGATCCCGCCCTGCTCTTGCGCGCCCTCACCCACCGCAGCCACTCGTCCGCCCACAACGAGCGCTTCGAATTTGTCGGCGATTCCATCCTCAACTATGCCGTCGCCAAAATGCTGTTCGACGCCTATCCCGACCTGCCCGAAGGCCGCCTCTCCCGCCTCAGAGCCAACCTCGTCAACCAAGAAACTCTGGCCGAAACCGCCGCCGCCATCGGCCTGGGCGACGGCTTGCTTCTGGGCGCGGGCGAACTCAAAAGCGGCGGTTTCAGACGGCCTTCCATCCTCGCCGACGCCCTCGAAGCCCTGTTTGCCGCCGTCAGCTTCGATGCCGATTTTGCCGCCGCCGAAGCCGTCGTCCGCCGCCTGTTTGCCGAGCGCGTCCGATCCGCCGACTGCGGCGAAACCGAAGCCAAAGACGCCAAAACCCGCCTGCAGGAAGCCTTGCAGGCACAGCGCTTCGCCCTTCCAAAATACCGCATCGAACATCAGGAAGGCGAAGGCAGCGACGCCCGTTTCACCGTTTCCTGCGACTTGGGCGAACTCGGCTTCATCTCCACCGCCGAAGCATCCAGCCGCCGAGCCGCCGAACAGCAGGCCGCCGCCGAAGCCTTCGCCTGGCTCGCCGAACGCCATCCGGTTTCCGCCCCCGCGAAAAAACGCAAAAGCCGCCACGGCAAAAAGGCCGTCTGA
- a CDS encoding aminodeoxychorismate/anthranilate synthase component II — protein sequence MLLFIDNYDSFTYNIVQYFGELGQEVLVRSNDGITLEEIAALAPQYLVIGPGPCSPKEAGVSVEAIRHFAGRLPVLGVCLGHQAIGEAFGGCIVRAKELMHGKVSPVYHNNGGVFANLPNPVTCTRYHSLAVERDSLPDCLEISAWTQDGEIMGLRHKEYAVEGVQFHPEALLTEHGHDMLANFLREFAAFQAQR from the coding sequence ATGCTACTCTTTATCGACAACTACGACAGCTTCACCTACAACATCGTCCAATACTTCGGCGAACTCGGACAGGAAGTGCTGGTACGCAGCAACGACGGCATCACCCTTGAAGAAATCGCCGCCCTCGCGCCGCAGTATCTCGTGATCGGCCCCGGCCCCTGCTCGCCCAAAGAAGCGGGCGTGTCGGTGGAGGCGATACGGCATTTCGCGGGCAGGCTGCCTGTTTTGGGCGTGTGCCTCGGCCACCAGGCCATCGGCGAAGCCTTCGGCGGCTGCATCGTCCGCGCCAAAGAGCTGATGCACGGCAAAGTCTCGCCCGTGTACCACAACAACGGCGGCGTGTTCGCCAATCTGCCCAACCCCGTCACCTGCACGCGCTACCACAGCCTCGCCGTCGAACGCGACAGCCTGCCCGACTGCCTCGAAATCTCCGCATGGACGCAGGACGGCGAAATCATGGGGCTGCGCCACAAAGAATACGCCGTCGAAGGCGTGCAGTTCCACCCCGAAGCCCTGCTCACCGAACACGGCCACGACATGCTCGCCAACTTCCTGCGCGAATTTGCCGCCTTCCAGGCGCAACGCTAA
- a CDS encoding class I SAM-dependent methyltransferase, with product MTDITPFANRLGKNIKHLMKWAKRNGLEAWRIYDRDIPQFPFAVDVYGSQIHLQEYDTGWLMADDEYEEWLAAIIEAVVFVTGFSPDDIHLKRRERQKGTQQYEKTGRAGEDFTVSEHGRRFWVNLDKYLDTGLFLDHRNTRKKVGDSAAGKRFLNLFSYTGSFTVYAATGGAVSSETVDLSKTYLDWAKRNFELNGIDAAQHRIIRADVFQYLQTASREGKRFDLIVMDPPSFSNSKKMPDTLDIQRDHARLIDGAMSLLDSDGLLYFSNNLRSFTLDEDVSQRYEIKDISKQSVPDDFRNKKIHQCWEIRHKAV from the coding sequence ATGACCGACATCACCCCCTTTGCCAACCGCCTGGGCAAAAACATCAAACACCTGATGAAATGGGCCAAGCGCAACGGCCTCGAAGCATGGCGCATTTACGACCGCGACATTCCGCAGTTTCCCTTTGCAGTCGATGTGTACGGCAGCCAAATCCATTTGCAGGAATACGACACCGGCTGGCTGATGGCTGACGACGAATACGAAGAATGGCTCGCCGCAATCATCGAAGCGGTTGTTTTCGTAACCGGTTTTTCGCCCGACGACATCCACCTCAAGCGGCGCGAACGGCAAAAGGGCACGCAGCAGTATGAAAAAACCGGCCGCGCAGGCGAAGATTTCACCGTATCCGAACACGGCCGCCGCTTTTGGGTCAATCTCGACAAATACCTCGACACCGGCCTCTTTCTCGACCACCGCAACACGCGCAAAAAAGTGGGCGACAGCGCGGCGGGCAAACGCTTTCTCAACCTGTTTTCCTACACCGGCAGCTTCACCGTATATGCCGCAACGGGCGGCGCGGTATCGAGCGAAACCGTTGATTTGTCGAAAACTTATCTCGATTGGGCCAAGCGCAATTTCGAGCTCAACGGCATCGATGCCGCGCAGCACCGAATCATCCGCGCCGACGTGTTCCAATACCTTCAGACGGCCTCGCGCGAGGGCAAGCGGTTCGACCTCATCGTGATGGACCCGCCCAGCTTTTCCAACAGCAAAAAAATGCCCGACACGCTCGACATCCAGCGCGACCACGCCCGCCTCATCGACGGCGCCATGAGCCTGCTCGATTCAGACGGCCTTTTGTATTTTTCCAACAACCTCCGCAGCTTCACTCTGGACGAAGACGTCTCGCAACGCTATGAAATCAAAGACATTTCCAAACAATCCGTACCCGACGATTTCCGCAACAAAAAAATCCACCAGTGTTGGGAAATCCGCCATAAGGCCGTCTGA
- a CDS encoding DUF2059 domain-containing protein — translation MKKNLLAAVLSCVCAAAFAAPPTDASLEKLMEVQHIDEMWKNMSAAIPDMAKRVIADSGEMKAVLERVPESKKERFAQITEKFLRDTAAETASPAFQGRLKKYVMQEMKATYTQEEVDAMTAFFGTPVGQSILGKQVGFVKKIMPQVMKMTQETTARHARAYIKELERLSARPEK, via the coding sequence GTGAAAAAAAACCTGCTGGCCGCCGTGCTCTCCTGCGTCTGCGCCGCCGCCTTCGCCGCGCCGCCCACCGATGCCTCGCTGGAAAAGCTGATGGAAGTGCAGCACATCGACGAGATGTGGAAAAACATGTCCGCCGCCATTCCCGACATGGCCAAGCGAGTCATCGCCGACAGCGGCGAAATGAAGGCCGTGTTGGAGCGCGTACCCGAAAGCAAAAAAGAGCGGTTTGCCCAAATCACCGAAAAATTCCTGCGCGACACCGCCGCCGAAACTGCTTCGCCCGCTTTTCAAGGCCGTCTGAAAAAATACGTTATGCAGGAAATGAAAGCCACCTACACGCAGGAAGAAGTGGACGCCATGACCGCCTTCTTCGGCACACCCGTCGGCCAGTCGATACTCGGCAAACAGGTCGGCTTCGTCAAAAAAATCATGCCGCAGGTGATGAAAATGACGCAGGAAACCACCGCCCGCCACGCCCGCGCCTACATCAAAGAACTCGAGCGCCTCTCCGCCCGCCCCGAAAAATAA
- the folP gene encoding dihydropteroate synthase: MERIWQAGRFELDLAAPKIMGIVNVTPDSFSDGGTYAAAAADTLAHAEKLLRGGADILDVGGESTRPGADFVSAEEEWRRLSTVLPELAKWNVPISVDTRRTEIMRRLLDAGWADVINDVQALEDAGAAALLARHPMVGVCLMHMKGLPQTMQDNPAYGDVVAEVAAYLNERAAACEAAGIARRRLVLDPGFGFGKTLEHNTALMRGLWALARECGLPLLIGVSRKRMIGALTGEEKPSERAAGSVAAALAAVSRGANILRVHDVKETADALKVWAALGGDLA, encoded by the coding sequence ATGGAACGGATTTGGCAGGCGGGGCGGTTTGAATTGGATTTGGCCGCGCCGAAAATCATGGGCATTGTGAATGTGACGCCCGATTCGTTTTCCGACGGCGGCACTTATGCGGCGGCTGCGGCCGACACGCTCGCGCATGCGGAAAAGCTGCTGCGCGGCGGCGCGGACATTTTGGACGTGGGCGGCGAATCGACGCGGCCGGGAGCGGATTTTGTGTCGGCGGAAGAGGAGTGGCGGCGGCTGTCGACGGTACTGCCCGAGCTGGCGAAATGGAATGTGCCGATTAGTGTCGATACGCGGCGCACGGAGATTATGCGGCGGCTGCTGGATGCGGGCTGGGCGGACGTGATTAATGATGTGCAGGCGCTGGAAGATGCGGGTGCGGCGGCGCTTTTGGCGCGGCATCCGATGGTCGGCGTCTGCCTGATGCATATGAAGGGGCTGCCGCAGACGATGCAGGACAATCCCGCCTATGGCGATGTGGTGGCGGAAGTGGCGGCCTATCTGAACGAACGCGCGGCGGCCTGCGAAGCGGCGGGCATTGCGCGGCGGCGGCTGGTGCTCGATCCGGGTTTCGGTTTCGGCAAAACGCTGGAACACAATACCGCGCTGATGCGCGGCCTGTGGGCGCTGGCGCGGGAATGCGGCCTGCCGCTTTTGATTGGTGTGTCGCGCAAACGGATGATCGGGGCGCTGACAGGCGAAGAGAAGCCGTCTGAACGGGCGGCGGGCAGCGTGGCGGCGGCGCTGGCGGCGGTGTCGCGCGGCGCAAACATCCTGCGCGTGCACGATGTGAAGGAAACCGCCGACGCGCTAAAAGTGTGGGCGGCGCTGGGTGGGGATTTGGCTTGA
- the kdsB gene encoding 3-deoxy-manno-octulosonate cytidylyltransferase — translation MNTEFTVIIPARLSSSRLPRKALADIGGKPMVVRVAEQAGKSGAARIVVATDAAEIQTACQAHGIETVLTADSHESGTTRLAEAAQILSLPPQTVVVNVQGDEPLIDPELIRQTAAALADGRAPMATAAHEINDFDEFLNPNVVKVVPNAQGQALYFSRAPIAYPRDTMRAGERKLPQPLPLRHIGIYAYRAGFLQEYAAMPPSPLEHTESLEQLRVLWHGRAIAVGITAQAPAPGVDTQEDLERVRQIFQTA, via the coding sequence ATGAACACCGAATTCACCGTTATCATCCCCGCCCGCCTCTCGTCCAGCCGCCTGCCGCGCAAAGCGCTGGCCGACATCGGAGGCAAACCCATGGTCGTGCGCGTGGCCGAACAGGCAGGCAAAAGCGGCGCGGCGCGCATCGTCGTCGCCACCGACGCCGCCGAAATTCAGACGGCCTGCCAAGCGCACGGCATCGAAACCGTGCTCACCGCCGACAGCCACGAAAGCGGCACCACCCGCCTGGCCGAAGCCGCACAAATCCTCAGCCTGCCGCCGCAAACCGTCGTCGTCAACGTGCAGGGCGACGAGCCGCTGATCGATCCCGAACTCATCCGCCAAACCGCCGCAGCCCTCGCCGACGGCCGGGCACCGATGGCCACCGCCGCCCACGAAATCAACGATTTCGACGAATTCCTCAACCCCAACGTCGTCAAAGTCGTGCCCAACGCGCAGGGGCAGGCACTCTATTTCAGCCGCGCCCCCATCGCCTACCCGCGCGACACCATGCGCGCCGGAGAACGCAAACTGCCGCAGCCCCTGCCGCTGCGCCACATCGGCATCTACGCCTACCGCGCCGGATTTTTGCAGGAATACGCCGCCATGCCGCCCTCGCCGCTGGAACACACCGAATCGCTGGAACAGCTGCGCGTCCTCTGGCACGGCCGCGCCATCGCCGTCGGCATCACCGCCCAAGCCCCCGCCCCCGGCGTCGACACCCAAGAAGACCTCGAGCGCGTGCGGCAGATTTTTCAGACGGCCTGA
- a CDS encoding Spx/MgsR family RNA polymerase-binding regulatory protein codes for MTVLYGIPNCDTVKKARLWLQEHGIAYEFSDFKKQRPSENQIQAWLADIPLSVLLNRRGTTWRRLTPEQQAAADNPAAAVALMAAEPSLIKRPVLEHGGAVHCGFQTALYEELFAPSLSDGRNQPSAG; via the coding sequence ATGACGGTTTTATACGGCATCCCCAATTGCGACACGGTGAAAAAAGCGCGCCTCTGGCTGCAGGAACACGGCATCGCTTACGAATTTTCCGACTTTAAAAAACAGAGGCCGTCTGAAAACCAAATCCAAGCCTGGCTGGCCGACATCCCCTTGTCCGTGCTGCTCAACCGGCGTGGCACGACTTGGCGCAGGCTGACGCCCGAACAGCAGGCCGCCGCCGACAATCCCGCGGCCGCCGTCGCCCTGATGGCCGCCGAACCGAGCCTGATCAAACGCCCAGTGCTCGAACACGGCGGCGCTGTCCACTGCGGCTTTCAGACGGCCTTGTACGAAGAACTCTTCGCTCCGTCCCTTTCAGACGGCCGCAACCAGCCGTCTGCCGGATAG
- a CDS encoding DEAD/DEAH box helicase, producing MSIKFSDLHLDKNILSALTSAGYETPTPIQAQAVPFALEGRDIMASAQTGSGKTAAFLLPTLQRLTRRSDKPGKGPRALVLTPTRELAAQVEKNALNYAKNMKWFRTVSIVGGASFGYQTRALSKPVDLIVATPGRLMDLMNSGKVDFDRLEVLILDEADRMLDMGFIDDIETIVAATPKERQTLLFSATWDGAVGKLARKLTKNPEVIEIERVDEQGKIEEQLLYCDDMRHKNRLLDHILRDANIDQCVIFTSTKAMTEVIADELYEKGFAANCLHGDMPQGWRNRTLMDLRKGRCKILVATDVAARGIDVPTITHVINYDLPKQAEDYVHRIGRTGRAGRTGTAITFAEVNEYVKVHKIEKYIGRKLPDLTIEGMEPTRKRKAAGGKPKSRGSWGSKGGFDKDKKFGHREGGFKKEGGFKKEGGFKKRDGFKGKKPSAAKRG from the coding sequence GTGTCTATTAAATTCTCCGATTTACACCTCGACAAAAACATCCTCTCCGCCCTGACAAGCGCGGGCTACGAAACACCCACGCCGATTCAGGCGCAGGCCGTGCCTTTTGCGCTGGAAGGCCGCGATATCATGGCTTCGGCACAAACCGGTTCGGGCAAAACCGCCGCCTTTCTGCTGCCCACGCTGCAACGCCTGACCCGCCGCAGCGACAAACCCGGCAAAGGCCCGCGCGCGCTCGTGCTCACGCCCACGCGCGAGTTGGCCGCCCAAGTGGAAAAAAACGCGCTCAATTACGCGAAAAACATGAAATGGTTCCGCACCGTCAGCATCGTCGGCGGCGCGTCGTTCGGCTACCAAACCCGCGCCTTGAGCAAACCGGTTGATCTGATTGTGGCCACGCCCGGCCGTCTGATGGATTTGATGAACAGCGGCAAGGTTGATTTTGACCGGCTCGAAGTGCTGATTCTCGACGAAGCTGACCGCATGCTCGACATGGGCTTTATCGACGACATCGAAACCATCGTCGCCGCCACGCCCAAAGAGCGCCAAACCCTGCTGTTTTCCGCCACATGGGACGGCGCGGTCGGCAAACTTGCCCGCAAGCTTACTAAAAACCCCGAAGTCATCGAAATCGAACGCGTGGACGAACAAGGCAAAATCGAAGAGCAGCTTTTGTATTGCGACGATATGCGCCATAAAAACCGCCTGCTCGACCATATTTTGCGCGATGCCAACATCGACCAATGCGTGATTTTCACCTCCACCAAAGCCATGACCGAAGTCATCGCCGACGAGCTTTACGAAAAAGGCTTCGCCGCCAACTGTCTGCACGGCGATATGCCGCAGGGTTGGCGCAACCGAACATTGATGGATTTGCGTAAAGGCCGCTGCAAAATCCTTGTCGCCACCGACGTGGCCGCACGCGGCATCGACGTGCCCACCATCACCCACGTTATCAACTACGACCTGCCCAAACAGGCCGAAGACTACGTGCACCGCATCGGCCGCACCGGCCGCGCCGGCCGCACCGGCACCGCCATCACCTTTGCCGAAGTCAACGAATACGTGAAAGTGCACAAAATCGAAAAATACATCGGCCGCAAACTGCCCGATCTGACCATCGAAGGCATGGAGCCGACCCGAAAACGCAAAGCCGCAGGCGGCAAGCCCAAATCACGCGGCAGCTGGGGCAGCAAAGGCGGCTTCGACAAAGACAAAAAATTCGGCCACCGCGAGGGCGGGTTTAAAAAAGAAGGCGGCTTCAAGAAAGAGGGCGGCTTTAAAAAGCGCGACGGTTTCAAAGGCAAAAAACCGTCTGCCGCCAAACGCGGGTAA
- a CDS encoding multifunctional CCA addition/repair protein has product MQTYLVGGAVRDALLGLAVKDRDWVVVGADAAAMLAQGYQPVGRDFPVFLHPETHEEYALARTERKTGKGYAGFAFHADKSVTLEQDLMRRDLTINAMAQDKDGRITDPFGGRADLQNKILRHVSPAFAEDPVRILRTARFAARYGFAVAPETMSLMKQMVDAGEADALVAERVWQELAKGLMEKQPRRMIEVLRECGALKTILPEVDALFGVPQRAEHHPEIDSGIHTLMTLQRAADLGLSLPERYAAMLHDLGKALTPPDILPRHHGHDIAGVKPVQAVNRRWRVPKACAELAELVCRWHIILHSVKTLRPATALDVLQRTDAFRRPERFQTALNVCLADVQGRLGREHEPYPQMAHWLALLSAANETDTAAVAASCTDPARIPEAVRRARLAKLQAVHEPYRKTAV; this is encoded by the coding sequence ATGCAAACCTATCTCGTCGGCGGCGCGGTGCGCGACGCCCTGCTCGGATTGGCAGTAAAAGACCGCGACTGGGTGGTCGTCGGTGCGGACGCCGCAGCCATGCTGGCGCAGGGCTATCAGCCCGTCGGCAGAGACTTTCCCGTCTTCCTCCATCCCGAAACGCACGAAGAATACGCCCTCGCCCGCACCGAACGCAAAACCGGCAAAGGCTACGCAGGCTTTGCCTTCCACGCCGACAAAAGCGTCACCCTCGAACAAGACCTGATGCGGCGCGACCTCACCATCAACGCCATGGCACAGGACAAAGACGGCCGCATCACCGACCCCTTCGGCGGCCGCGCCGATCTGCAAAACAAAATCCTGCGCCACGTATCCCCCGCCTTCGCCGAAGACCCCGTCCGCATCCTGCGCACCGCCCGCTTCGCCGCCCGCTACGGCTTTGCCGTCGCCCCCGAAACCATGAGCCTGATGAAACAAATGGTGGATGCGGGCGAAGCCGACGCCCTCGTTGCCGAACGCGTCTGGCAGGAGCTGGCCAAAGGCCTGATGGAAAAACAGCCGCGCCGCATGATTGAAGTTTTGCGCGAATGCGGCGCGCTCAAAACCATCCTGCCCGAAGTGGACGCCCTGTTCGGCGTGCCGCAGCGTGCCGAACACCACCCTGAAATCGACAGCGGTATCCACACACTCATGACCCTGCAACGCGCCGCCGACCTCGGCCTGAGCCTGCCCGAACGCTACGCCGCTATGCTGCACGATTTGGGCAAAGCCCTCACCCCGCCCGACATCCTGCCGCGCCACCACGGCCACGACATTGCGGGCGTCAAACCCGTCCAAGCCGTCAACCGCCGCTGGCGCGTACCCAAAGCCTGCGCCGAGTTGGCCGAACTCGTCTGCCGCTGGCACATCATCCTCCACAGCGTCAAAACCCTGCGCCCTGCCACCGCCCTCGACGTTTTGCAGCGCACCGACGCCTTCCGCCGCCCCGAACGTTTTCAGACGGCCTTAAACGTCTGCCTGGCCGACGTGCAGGGACGCCTGGGCAGGGAACACGAACCCTACCCGCAAATGGCGCACTGGCTTGCCCTCCTGTCCGCCGCCAACGAAACCGACACCGCCGCCGTCGCCGCCTCCTGCACCGACCCCGCGCGCATACCCGAAGCCGTCAGACGCGCGCGCCTGGCAAAACTCCAAGCCGTGCACGAACCCTACCGCAAAACGGCCGTATGA
- the lpxK gene encoding tetraacyldisaccharide 4'-kinase: MPKLHQIIESHWQRPRLPLTLLLWLPARLFQTASALRRHLYRTGRLKSEKLPVPLIVVGNIHAGGTGKTPVTAALVKGLQAQGLKVGIVSRGYGRQGGGVHVLHPRSTAAAAGDEPLMLYRQTAAPAAVGSRRADAARALLAAHPDLDAIVADDGLQHYALARDIEIAVFPAADLARRNLDLLPNGCLREPPSRLAQADYVVISGSTEDTDAAPLRLPPEKVFFSTVQPGAIYRLADPGETFDTDRLKTGKTAALAAIAKPERFFRSLRVLGIVPDETVSLPDHAALSAADLPAADTVFVTEKDAAKFSDGPIPENVWVLPVCAIIRPDLAAQLAGRLKNPQPVCEPNERTTP, from the coding sequence ATGCCCAAGCTCCACCAAATCATCGAAAGCCACTGGCAGCGGCCGCGTCTGCCGCTCACCCTGCTGCTGTGGCTGCCCGCCCGCCTGTTTCAGACGGCCTCCGCCCTGCGCCGCCATCTGTACCGCACAGGCCGTCTGAAAAGCGAAAAACTGCCCGTGCCCCTTATCGTTGTCGGCAACATCCACGCGGGCGGCACGGGCAAAACGCCGGTCACCGCCGCGCTGGTAAAAGGCTTGCAGGCGCAGGGGCTGAAAGTCGGTATCGTCAGCCGAGGCTACGGGCGGCAGGGCGGCGGCGTCCACGTTTTACACCCGCGCAGCACCGCCGCCGCCGCGGGCGACGAACCTTTGATGCTCTACCGCCAAACCGCCGCGCCCGCCGCCGTCGGCAGCCGCCGCGCCGACGCCGCCCGCGCCCTGCTGGCGGCGCATCCCGATTTGGATGCTATTGTCGCCGACGACGGTTTGCAGCATTACGCGCTGGCGCGCGACATCGAAATCGCCGTTTTTCCCGCCGCCGATCTGGCGCGGCGCAATCTCGACCTGCTGCCCAACGGCTGCCTGCGCGAACCGCCCTCCCGACTGGCGCAGGCCGATTACGTCGTTATCAGCGGCAGCACGGAAGACACCGACGCCGCGCCGCTGCGCCTGCCGCCGGAAAAAGTGTTTTTCTCGACCGTGCAGCCGGGCGCAATCTACCGCCTTGCCGACCCCGGCGAAACCTTCGATACAGACCGTCTGAAAACGGGCAAAACCGCCGCCCTGGCCGCCATTGCCAAGCCCGAACGCTTTTTCCGCAGCCTGCGCGTGCTGGGCATCGTGCCCGACGAAACCGTGTCCCTGCCCGACCATGCCGCCCTGTCCGCCGCCGATCTGCCCGCGGCCGATACGGTGTTCGTCACCGAAAAAGACGCGGCCAAATTTTCAGACGGCCCCATCCCCGAAAACGTTTGGGTGCTGCCCGTTTGTGCGATAATCCGCCCCGATTTGGCGGCGCAGCTTGCAGGCCGTCTGAAAAACCCGCAACCCGTTTGCGAACCGAACGAAAGGACAACACCGTGA
- a CDS encoding DUF1853 family protein yields the protein MNYALDALWWRLADPHVRALAAILTAPAPWHSGCELPVRTLLGEGGFRYLLALDDDPAPLAARLAADAPHHGRLGRYAESLLAFWLDTAPHSRLLARNLRLSDGLNTAGELDFIAELSGTPYHIELACKYYGAADGSPDGFVGLNPQDRLTAKAAKLQKQLAAAQSGAGRAALAAAGVSREPRSVSILRGTLFAPAAAVWQSPLNPLGWHGLYFDQWPSENGFSDGLRYTRLPRLSYLAPARVREDETQDWRQIRQEPHGLFAALERRPDGFWHETARIMKRG from the coding sequence ATGAACTACGCCCTCGACGCCCTCTGGTGGCGGCTCGCCGACCCGCACGTCCGCGCCCTTGCCGCTATTCTCACCGCCCCCGCCCCCTGGCACAGCGGCTGCGAACTGCCCGTGCGCACCCTGCTGGGCGAAGGCGGCTTCCGCTACCTTCTCGCTTTGGACGACGATCCCGCACCGCTTGCCGCCCGCCTCGCCGCCGACGCCCCGCACCACGGCCGCCTCGGCCGCTACGCCGAAAGCCTGCTTGCCTTCTGGCTGGACACCGCCCCGCACAGCCGCCTGCTCGCCCGCAACCTCCGCCTTTCAGACGGCCTGAACACGGCGGGCGAACTCGATTTCATCGCCGAACTCAGCGGCACGCCCTATCACATCGAATTGGCCTGCAAATACTACGGCGCGGCCGACGGCAGCCCCGACGGCTTTGTCGGCCTCAACCCGCAAGACCGCCTTACCGCCAAAGCCGCCAAGCTGCAAAAACAGCTTGCCGCCGCACAGAGCGGAGCAGGGCGGGCAGCTTTGGCCGCAGCGGGCGTTTCCCGCGAGCCGCGCAGCGTCAGCATCCTGCGCGGCACCCTGTTCGCCCCCGCCGCCGCCGTTTGGCAGAGCCCGCTCAACCCGCTGGGCTGGCACGGCCTTTATTTCGACCAATGGCCGTCTGAAAACGGGTTTTCAGACGGCCTGCGCTACACCCGCCTGCCGCGCCTGTCCTACCTCGCCCCCGCACGGGTGCGCGAAGATGAAACGCAAGACTGGCGGCAAATCCGCCAAGAACCGCACGGCCTCTTCGCCGCCCTCGAACGCCGTCCCGACGGCTTCTGGCACGAAACCGCACGCATAATGAAACGCGGCTGA